From Ailuropoda melanoleuca isolate Jingjing chromosome 17, ASM200744v2, whole genome shotgun sequence, the proteins below share one genomic window:
- the SUSD3 gene encoding sushi domain-containing protein 3, with the protein MPRAVATPRRRAKPGQRAGDAEPSPGNRTGVCTRVQPPPRGTLQVLRGNGTSVGTVIVFRCPSGHQMVGSGLLTCAWKGSVADWSSVTPVCKSVPPYETFGFKVAVIASIVSCAIILLMSMAFLTCCLMRCMKRSEQPSDRATQLWLQLRAGDLETVPPAYLGLKGVNNSNSGSRGGGEPGGRPGQAHDNYSFTTDLGEGTRELAGVARSVDKDPWTTSCPAGSPRAQAMVHTADLGHAPPASWPTTGMSGQHMAYVPG; encoded by the exons ATGCCCCGGGCGGTCGCTACCCCTCGCCGCAGGGCGAAGCCCGGGCAGCGCGCGGGGGACGCGGAGCCCTCCCCGGGGAACCGCACAG gtgtgtgcacacgcgtgcagCCACCGCCGCGGGGCACCCTCCAAGTCCTCCGTGGCAACGGCACTTCTGTGGGGACTGTCATCGTGTTCCGCTGCCCCTCAGGCCACCAGATGGTCGGGTCCGGCCTCCTCACCTGTGCCTGGAAGGGTAGCGTTGCCGACTGGTCTTCAGTGACCCCTGTGTGCAAAT CCGTGCCGCCGTACGAGACCTTCGGCTTCAAGGTGGCTGTGATCGCCTCCATCGTCAGCTGCGCCATCATCCTGCTCATGTCCATGGCCTTCCTCACCTGCTGCCTCATGCGCTGTATGAAGAGGAGTGAGCAGCCATCCGACAG GGCGACCCAGCTGTGGCTCCAGCTGAGAGCCGGGGACTTGGAGACGGTGCCGCCCGCCTACCTCGGCCTCAAGGGTGTGAACAACAGCAACAGCGGCAGCCGCGGCGGCGGGGAGCCCGGGGGCCGCCCTGGCCAGGCGCATGACAACTACAGTTTCACCAC GGATCTGGGTGAGGGCACCAGAGAGCTGGCTGGCGTGGCCCGCAGCGTGGACAAGGACCCCTGGACCACCAGTTGTCCTGCAGGCTCACCCCGTGCCCAGGCGATGGTGCACACGGCAGACCTGGGGCATGCCCCGCCTGCCTCCTGGCCCACCACAGGAATGTCCGGACAGCACATGGCCTATGTCCCAGGGTGA